In the genome of Caenorhabditis elegans chromosome IV, the window CCACTTGCAGTCATAAATCCACGTGTCTGGTTTGGAATGTTTATGTGTTCTCTTTCATACATGTCTGTGGAGACTGGATATCCAACTGTCGCTATTGTCACTATTGTTTCAATGCTCATTATTGCCTACGCAATGGAGTATGTCGATTATAGAAAGAAGCAAGAAACTGAGAGAACCGCTGTCTACCAAATTCTTCCACTTGTCGATGAGAAGAAGTTCAGAGAA includes:
- the ZK593.3 gene encoding High-affinity choline transporter 1-like (Confirmed by transcript evidence) — encoded protein: MVAVMLPTARKPTEHKTPSAIDQNWPCFIVAFTMASIKLLLSYTGTEDFRIVGFNDVNVFFLMELGSTPLAVINPRVWFGMFMCSLSYMSVETGYPTVAIVTIVSMLIIAYAMEYVDYRKKQETERTAVYQILPLVDEKKFREQEMI